A genomic window from Primulina huaijiensis isolate GDHJ02 unplaced genomic scaffold, ASM1229523v2 scaffold6295, whole genome shotgun sequence includes:
- the LOC140970509 gene encoding 17.8 kDa class I heat shock protein-like, whose protein sequence is MSLIPSFFGNNRNSIFDPLSMDIWDPFEGFRSVANRDISGFVSARVDWKETPEAHVFKADLPGLKKEEVKVEVEEGRVLQISGERSSEREEKNDKWHRVERSGGKFLRRFRLPENAKVGEIKAAIVDGVLTVTVPKEEVKQPEVKAIEISG, encoded by the coding sequence ATGTCTTTGATCCCGAGCTTTTTCGGCAATAACAGGAACAGCATTTTCGACCCCTTGTCAATGGATATCTGGGACCCTTTCGAGGGCTTCAGGTCTGTAGCCAACCGAGATATCTCGGGGTTCGTGAGTGCTCGCGTCGACTGGAAAGAGACTCCGGAGGCCCATGTGTTCAAGGCTGATCTCCCGGGGTTGAAGAAAGAGGAGGTGAAAGTGGAGGTTGAGGAAGGAAGGGTGCTTCAGATCAGCGGAGAGAGGAGCAGTGAGAGAGAGGAGAAGAACGATAAGTGGCACCGCGTGGAGAGGAGCGGCGGGAAATTCCTGCGACGGTTCAGGCTGCCGGAGAACGCGAAGGTTGGTGAGATCAAGGCGGCGATCGTGGATGGGGTGCTGACTGTGACAGTGCCCAAGGAAGAAGTGAAGCAGCCTGAGGTCAAGGCCATCGAAATTTCTGGATAG